In Trichocoleus desertorum NBK24, the following are encoded in one genomic region:
- a CDS encoding response regulator has protein sequence MDERYKTIFLVEDNRADIRLIEEALKNSNVPHQVVAVRNGMDAMAFLRQEGEYVDAPRPDLILLDLNLPRKDGREVLAEIKADPNLKRIPVVVLTTSRNEEDISQSYDLHVNCYITKSRNLSQLFQIVKGIEEFWLGTVTLPPG, from the coding sequence GTGGACGAAAGGTACAAAACCATCTTTTTGGTCGAGGACAACAGAGCTGACATTCGCCTGATCGAAGAAGCACTCAAGAACAGCAATGTCCCACATCAAGTCGTAGCAGTTCGCAACGGCATGGATGCAATGGCCTTTCTGCGGCAGGAGGGCGAGTATGTGGATGCACCTCGCCCTGACCTGATTCTGCTGGACTTGAACCTTCCTCGAAAAGATGGGCGGGAAGTTTTAGCTGAAATTAAAGCTGATCCCAATCTGAAACGAATTCCAGTTGTCGTTCTCACCACTTCTAGAAACGAGGAGGATATTTCTCAAAGCTATGACTTGCATGTGAATTGCTACATCACTAAATCCCGCAACCTCAGCCAGCTATTTCAGATCGTGAAGGGAATCGAAGAGTTCTGGCTGGGCACTGTCACATTGCCGCCGGGATGA
- a CDS encoding ABC transporter ATP-binding protein, translating to MIEVEQLSKVYGSTPAIQDVTFAVEPGEILGFLGPNGAGKTTTMRILTGYLPATSGSARVAGYDVHEDSMAVRQRIGYLPETPPLYPEMTVEGFLYFVARIKGVSAGDRSRQVQSAMERCSLVEKRKTLIRKLSKGFRQRVGIAQAIVHDPPAIILDEPTVGLDPRQIIEVRNLIKNLAGTHTVILSTHILPEVSMTCNRVAIINRGRVVATNSPENLMAQLNAGSGYELEVDGNVDTLQQLVQPISGVRLVEPIQVEEGADQASTPQRCRVRVVAEADSDPGGDIAAVIVGAGLGLYEMRRTKASLEDVFLQLTMTEDKALEPSAESEFESQTEAEPVIEDTPVVSSAVVSEPAESEEEA from the coding sequence ATGATTGAAGTTGAACAGTTGAGCAAGGTTTACGGCTCAACCCCTGCGATTCAAGATGTGACATTTGCGGTAGAACCGGGGGAAATCTTGGGTTTTCTGGGTCCAAACGGGGCTGGAAAAACCACCACCATGCGGATTCTGACTGGCTACCTACCTGCAACGAGTGGAAGTGCGCGAGTCGCGGGCTACGATGTCCATGAAGATTCGATGGCGGTGAGGCAACGCATTGGCTATCTTCCCGAAACTCCCCCGCTGTATCCAGAAATGACGGTAGAGGGGTTCCTCTATTTTGTAGCTCGGATTAAGGGAGTTAGTGCGGGCGATCGCTCTCGGCAAGTCCAATCAGCAATGGAGCGTTGCAGCCTAGTTGAGAAACGCAAAACCTTAATTCGCAAGCTGTCTAAAGGCTTTCGTCAGCGAGTTGGCATTGCCCAGGCGATCGTTCATGACCCTCCGGCGATTATTTTGGATGAGCCAACAGTAGGCTTAGACCCTCGCCAAATTATTGAAGTGCGTAATTTAATCAAGAACTTAGCAGGGACTCATACAGTAATTCTTTCCACGCATATCTTACCTGAGGTCAGCATGACCTGTAATCGCGTCGCCATTATTAATCGAGGGCGAGTGGTAGCAACAAACAGCCCAGAAAACTTGATGGCGCAACTCAATGCTGGATCTGGGTATGAGCTAGAGGTGGATGGGAATGTAGACACCTTGCAACAACTGGTGCAACCGATTTCTGGTGTGCGCTTGGTGGAACCGATCCAAGTCGAAGAAGGAGCAGACCAAGCATCCACACCTCAGCGCTGTCGGGTACGAGTGGTCGCTGAAGCCGATAGCGATCCGGGTGGCGATATTGCTGCTGTCATCGTAGGGGCAGGTTTAGGTCTCTATGAAATGCGACGGACTAAGGCCAGCCTGGAGGATGTGTTCTTGCAGCTAACAATGACCGAAGACAAAGCGCTGGAACCCAGTGCAGAATCAGAGTTTGAATCTCAGACAGAGGCAGAGCCAGTCATTGAGGACACACCTGTAGTATCCAGTGCTGTCGTGTCTGAGCCAGCAGAATCGGAGGAAGAAGCGTAA
- the rsmG gene encoding 16S rRNA (guanine(527)-N(7))-methyltransferase RsmG, translated as MLGLELDLETVNLPEMAAVWQETLHWQPTSHQQQQLQQLYNLILDGNRQLNLTRITEPTEFWEKHLWDSLRGLAPFLEDEGGGMKDEEEPNSSLLLPPSSFHVIDIGTGGGFPGIPAAIARPDWQVTLLDSTQKKVTFLQTLATTLGLENITTLVDRAEQVGQLPEHRKAYDLALIRAVGSASVCAEYALPLLKLEGQAVLYRGQWTVEETEALRPAVAQLGGAIAAIEECSTPISHSMRHCLYLRKVAQTPSEFPRAIGVPAKQPL; from the coding sequence ATGTTGGGTCTTGAATTGGATCTTGAAACCGTGAATTTGCCGGAAATGGCCGCTGTTTGGCAAGAAACTCTCCATTGGCAGCCCACCTCTCACCAGCAGCAGCAGTTGCAACAGCTTTACAACCTCATCCTAGACGGCAACCGCCAGTTAAACCTCACCCGCATTACCGAGCCAACCGAGTTTTGGGAAAAGCACCTGTGGGACTCATTACGCGGCCTTGCACCGTTTTTGGAGGATGAAGGAGGAGGGATGAAGGATGAAGAAGAGCCAAATTCATCCCTCCTCCTTCCCCCCTCATCCTTTCATGTTATTGACATTGGCACGGGTGGCGGGTTTCCGGGTATTCCTGCGGCGATCGCTCGTCCCGATTGGCAAGTGACACTGCTAGATTCAACTCAGAAAAAAGTTACTTTTCTGCAAACGCTGGCAACGACGTTGGGGCTGGAAAATATCACAACTTTAGTAGACCGAGCCGAACAGGTAGGTCAGTTGCCTGAGCACCGGAAAGCTTATGATTTAGCGCTGATTCGAGCCGTAGGGTCAGCGTCTGTTTGTGCTGAGTACGCCTTGCCCTTGTTGAAATTGGAAGGACAAGCGGTGCTCTATCGCGGTCAGTGGACTGTTGAGGAAACTGAAGCATTGCGCCCAGCGGTGGCTCAGCTAGGTGGAGCGATCGCGGCGATCGAGGAATGTAGCACCCCGATCAGCCATAGCATGCGGCACTGCCTCTACTTACGCAAAGTGGCGCAAACGCCTAGTGAATTTCCCAGGGCGATTGGCGTGCCAGCGAAGCAGCCACTGTAG
- the purU gene encoding formyltetrahydrofolate deformylase: MTSPTATLLVSCPDQRGLVAKIANFIYANGGNIIHADQHTDFEAGLFLTRIEWQLEGFNLPRDLIGPAFNAIAQPLQANWRLHFSDAVPRIAIWVSRQDHCLFDLIWRQRAQEFAAEVPLIISNHPDLGAIAEQFGIDYHHIPIDKENKAEQEAKQLALLQQYQIDLVVLAKYMQVLSADFIANFPQIINIHHSFLPAFAGANPYQRAYKRGVKIIGATSHYVTEDLDAGPIIEQDVVRVSHRDEVNDLIRKGKDLERVVLARAVRLHLKNRVLVYSNRTVIFE; this comes from the coding sequence ATGACTAGCCCTACCGCAACGCTTTTAGTCTCCTGTCCTGACCAGAGGGGACTTGTCGCAAAAATTGCCAATTTTATTTATGCCAATGGCGGCAATATTATTCATGCGGATCAGCACACCGATTTTGAGGCGGGGTTATTTCTGACGCGGATTGAGTGGCAGCTAGAAGGGTTTAATTTACCCCGTGATCTGATTGGGCCTGCGTTTAATGCGATCGCTCAACCTTTGCAAGCCAATTGGCGCTTACACTTCTCGGATGCGGTGCCTCGGATTGCTATTTGGGTCAGCCGCCAAGACCATTGTTTATTTGATTTAATTTGGCGACAACGAGCTCAAGAGTTTGCTGCCGAAGTTCCGTTGATTATTAGCAATCATCCAGATTTGGGCGCGATCGCTGAGCAATTTGGCATTGATTATCACCATATTCCGATCGATAAAGAGAATAAGGCTGAGCAAGAAGCCAAGCAGCTCGCTTTACTTCAGCAGTACCAAATTGATTTAGTGGTACTGGCTAAATACATGCAAGTTTTGAGTGCTGACTTTATTGCTAATTTTCCTCAAATAATTAATATTCATCACTCTTTCTTGCCTGCTTTTGCGGGAGCAAATCCCTATCAACGAGCTTATAAGCGTGGGGTCAAAATCATTGGCGCTACGTCTCACTACGTGACTGAAGACTTAGATGCAGGGCCAATTATTGAGCAGGATGTTGTGCGTGTCAGCCATCGTGATGAGGTCAATGACTTAATTCGCAAGGGCAAAGACTTGGAGCGTGTAGTTTTAGCGAGAGCGGTACGCTTACATCTCAAAAATCGGGTACTGGTTTACAGCAATCGCACTGTCATATTTGAGTAG
- a CDS encoding ABC transporter ATP-binding protein, protein MLYLKNLLYHPTATPTAILKSINLELAPQQMGLIIGPSGSGKSTLLEILAGLAEKTSGDILWREQELTPAHLQQLGGLVFQFPERHFCGATVLEELRLGHPELGTEKVNQALSEVGLGHLPLHTSPHSLSGGQQRRLALAVQLIRQPYLLLLDEPTAGLDWSMRRQLVNLLARLKDHWSLLIVTHDAGDLLAIADRCWTLNHGELQPADRQMLEMKAKPPQSVVQN, encoded by the coding sequence ATGCTCTATCTCAAAAACCTGCTCTATCATCCGACTGCTACCCCTACAGCTATCCTCAAATCAATCAACTTAGAGCTAGCACCCCAGCAAATGGGCTTGATCATCGGCCCCAGTGGTTCGGGAAAAAGCACGCTTTTAGAAATTTTGGCGGGGTTAGCGGAAAAGACTTCAGGTGACATCCTATGGCGAGAGCAGGAACTGACGCCAGCGCATCTGCAACAACTCGGTGGCCTTGTCTTCCAGTTTCCGGAACGGCATTTTTGCGGAGCCACCGTTTTAGAAGAACTGCGTCTTGGTCATCCAGAGCTAGGAACAGAAAAGGTAAATCAGGCTTTGTCAGAGGTGGGGTTGGGGCACTTGCCGTTACACACATCTCCTCATTCGCTGAGTGGTGGACAACAGCGACGACTAGCCCTGGCTGTGCAACTAATTCGGCAACCCTACTTATTATTGCTCGATGAACCGACGGCTGGGCTAGATTGGTCGATGCGACGGCAATTAGTTAATTTATTGGCGCGTCTCAAAGACCATTGGAGTTTGTTGATTGTGACCCATGATGCGGGTGACTTGCTGGCGATCGCTGACCGCTGTTGGACCCTCAACCACGGCGAATTGCAACCTGCCGATCGCCAAATGCTAGAAATGAAGGCAAAGCCGCCTCAATCCGTTGTACAAAATTAA
- a CDS encoding DUF4340 domain-containing protein, whose amino-acid sequence MKLKSKTLILLLLACGLGGFVYFYEIRGGGRSQEQQAQASGQQIFAFEESQVQALTLKTAGQTLEFVKAPATAKSGASASPGKQAEQATDKATEKPTGKQSDSKQPQSQWLLKAPETGPANDASVAFLLSLLATGRSDRTIKAPLTQKADFGLDQPTATIEVKLNDQKTHRFILGKPDFNQSFWYAQADPATSGTPELSVLLVSPDFNNAVSRPLSEWKATPEAPAPSPSPSTENTAPRLEPASEEASPSSESPPPADSASPNSNSSPSPDTGTSSAPAPPAE is encoded by the coding sequence ATGAAGCTGAAGTCAAAAACTTTGATTTTGCTCTTACTAGCTTGTGGTTTGGGGGGCTTTGTTTATTTCTATGAGATTCGTGGGGGTGGCAGGAGCCAAGAGCAACAAGCGCAAGCGTCGGGTCAGCAAATTTTTGCTTTTGAGGAGTCGCAAGTTCAGGCTTTGACGCTGAAAACAGCAGGGCAAACACTGGAGTTTGTCAAAGCTCCTGCCACGGCCAAGTCTGGAGCTTCTGCATCCCCAGGAAAACAAGCTGAGCAGGCAACAGACAAAGCTACTGAGAAACCAACTGGGAAGCAGTCTGACTCTAAACAGCCTCAGTCTCAATGGTTGTTGAAGGCTCCGGAGACGGGTCCGGCGAATGATGCTTCGGTGGCTTTCTTGCTGAGTTTGCTGGCAACGGGACGGAGCGATCGCACGATTAAAGCGCCTCTCACTCAGAAAGCGGATTTTGGTTTAGACCAACCGACGGCGACAATTGAGGTGAAATTGAATGATCAAAAAACTCATCGTTTCATCTTGGGTAAGCCTGATTTTAATCAGAGCTTTTGGTACGCTCAAGCTGATCCGGCGACTTCAGGGACACCAGAGTTATCGGTTTTGTTGGTGTCTCCAGATTTTAACAATGCTGTAAGTCGTCCCCTGTCGGAGTGGAAAGCAACACCTGAAGCTCCCGCCCCATCTCCTTCTCCCTCCACGGAAAATACGGCTCCCAGGCTTGAACCTGCTTCAGAAGAGGCTAGCCCTAGCTCTGAATCCCCTCCTCCGGCGGACAGTGCCAGTCCAAATTCCAACTCGTCACCTAGCCCTGACACTGGTACTTCGTCTGCTCCTGCTCCTCCAGCAGAATAA
- a CDS encoding Sll0314/Alr1548 family TPR repeat-containing protein — MTNMPIASRSVGTPVHPCPSRMQPQSRPGFASRRIVSAIAGTAAIALSLWGNPAFAGDPFRTNSPHAIGKNTEAAFKAIFEQGDYQEAKKYLSQAEANEPLSYAMKASLAYMEKDWNALKTNAIKTRETAEQLRKTDPLRGNLYVAVGEFMEGAYIVSREGTVRGTPQALNKLQRVFQSLNAAEKVNSQDPELNLVKGFMDLMLAVNLPFANPADAVERLNKYAQPRYLAYRGIAIGYRDLNQPTKALEFVDQALKLTPNNPDLYYLKAQVLVKQGKNQESLGFFQKALDKNAQLPRQLRNQIAYERCRTEFRIDQKARPCDAELKK, encoded by the coding sequence ATGACAAATATGCCGATTGCTTCTAGGAGTGTTGGGACTCCTGTCCACCCCTGCCCCTCTAGGATGCAACCCCAAAGCCGCCCTGGTTTCGCTTCCCGGCGGATCGTTTCTGCCATTGCGGGTACTGCGGCGATCGCCCTTAGCCTATGGGGCAATCCTGCCTTTGCAGGCGATCCCTTCCGTACCAATAGCCCACATGCAATTGGCAAGAATACGGAAGCTGCTTTCAAAGCAATTTTTGAGCAGGGCGATTACCAAGAAGCCAAAAAATATCTTTCTCAAGCTGAAGCCAATGAGCCACTCAGCTATGCCATGAAAGCGTCTTTAGCTTACATGGAAAAAGATTGGAATGCGCTCAAAACCAACGCGATCAAGACTCGTGAAACCGCTGAGCAGTTGCGTAAAACTGATCCCCTACGCGGCAATTTGTATGTGGCAGTGGGCGAATTTATGGAAGGCGCTTATATCGTCTCTCGTGAAGGCACAGTGCGAGGCACCCCGCAAGCCTTAAATAAGCTACAACGAGTTTTTCAGTCCTTGAATGCAGCGGAAAAGGTCAATTCTCAAGATCCAGAACTTAACTTAGTCAAAGGGTTTATGGATTTGATGTTGGCGGTTAACCTCCCCTTTGCCAATCCAGCCGATGCCGTGGAGCGATTAAACAAATACGCCCAGCCCCGCTACCTAGCTTATCGGGGGATTGCGATTGGCTATCGGGACTTGAACCAACCGACGAAAGCATTGGAGTTTGTAGATCAAGCCCTGAAGCTGACTCCTAACAACCCAGATCTGTACTACCTCAAAGCTCAAGTTTTAGTGAAGCAGGGCAAAAATCAGGAAAGCCTAGGATTCTTCCAAAAAGCCTTGGATAAAAACGCTCAACTGCCTCGCCAATTGCGAAACCAAATTGCCTATGAGCGTTGTCGCACTGAGTTCCGCATCGACCAAAAAGCGCGCCCTTGCGATGCCGAACTAAAAAAATAA
- a CDS encoding ABC transporter permease produces MRVILSNIVAIYRKELQGYFASPLAYAIAGIFWLLSGFFFVIALQDTLQTAAAADQIGQPFDAAYALIQAFLGLMGVLSLFILPILSMGLYAEERKRGTLELLATSPVTNWVVSLGKLLGVLTFFITLVLPLLVYETITLSAANPPVNPTLLLTGYGGLILMAAAVLSLGMFLSSLTESSILAAILTFALVLFLWSIQAIATAIGGPVGEAIGHLSLLKHYGDLVRGVVNTSGLILFVSYIILGLFLTAQSIEALRFQRS; encoded by the coding sequence ATGCGGGTCATTCTTAGCAATATTGTGGCGATTTATCGCAAAGAGTTGCAGGGGTACTTTGCCTCTCCGTTGGCTTATGCGATCGCGGGCATCTTTTGGCTCTTATCTGGCTTCTTCTTTGTGATTGCCTTGCAAGACACTCTGCAAACTGCCGCTGCTGCGGATCAAATTGGGCAACCCTTTGATGCGGCTTATGCCTTGATTCAAGCTTTTTTGGGCTTGATGGGAGTTTTGTCTCTGTTCATTTTGCCGATTTTGTCGATGGGGCTTTACGCTGAGGAGCGTAAGCGGGGCACGTTGGAGCTTCTAGCTACCTCTCCCGTCACAAATTGGGTGGTTTCTCTAGGCAAGCTGCTGGGGGTTCTGACTTTTTTCATTACCTTAGTGCTGCCCTTGCTAGTTTACGAAACGATCACTTTGAGTGCCGCCAATCCTCCCGTAAACCCGACCCTATTGTTGACGGGGTACGGCGGCTTAATTCTGATGGCAGCGGCAGTGTTGTCTTTAGGGATGTTTCTCTCTTCGTTGACTGAAAGTAGTATTTTGGCTGCCATTCTGACATTTGCGCTCGTTTTGTTTCTCTGGTCGATCCAAGCGATCGCCACTGCCATCGGTGGCCCTGTTGGTGAGGCGATCGGTCATTTATCGTTGCTGAAGCACTACGGCGATTTAGTTCGCGGCGTCGTCAACACTAGCGGCTTAATTTTATTTGTCAGCTACATTATTTTGGGACTCTTTTTGACCGCCCAGTCTATTGAAGCGTTAAGATTTCAGCGCTCTTAA
- a CDS encoding Gldg family protein: MKQIPTTWKSFKQSWQWLFWAGPVLVVIGLSAGAVSGNWGAVPVGLTVAGIVLIGVWLVLQSQPGSGFWGRRSTQASTNALLSTLAVVVILGLINFLGVRYANQIDLTENQLYTLAPQSQAILRRLPQPVKVWVFMDPNSPNPNSGPTQALLDQYKRQSRQFSFELVDPQAQPGLAQSFGIQDVGDVYLEAGQKRQFLQNLKSERLVEGRLTNAIEQITSDRQAKIYFLQGHGEYPLDGGQGGLTQAKALLQEKNFVSEPLNLVEELTVPEDAAAVVVAGPKQALFDKEVRELNAYLQQGGSVLLMIDPNVDPKLDTLLKNWGVTLDNRLAINASAQQTVEFGPAAPVVNQYGDHPITKDFGNRYSIYPIARPIQTTPIPGVQETPLLVTSPESWAESDPKTQNLEFNPGSDRQGPLMLGVALSKTAQVTNSTQPSPSPSPVASPSASPSASPNPSPSPSPTTSEAGKTPSEARLVVVGNSRFATDGLFGQQLNGDVFLNSVSWLSKRDDQVLSIRPKEDKNRRITMTAQQANLVGWLSLAILPLLGFGTAGVMWWQRR; the protein is encoded by the coding sequence ATGAAACAAATTCCTACCACCTGGAAATCGTTCAAGCAATCTTGGCAATGGCTCTTCTGGGCTGGGCCAGTACTGGTAGTTATAGGCTTATCAGCCGGAGCTGTGTCTGGAAATTGGGGTGCCGTGCCTGTCGGTCTGACGGTTGCGGGCATCGTGTTGATTGGGGTATGGCTAGTGCTACAAAGCCAACCAGGTTCTGGGTTTTGGGGCCGACGCTCGACTCAAGCCAGTACCAATGCCCTCCTCTCAACTTTGGCAGTTGTGGTTATCCTCGGTTTGATTAATTTCCTAGGAGTCCGCTATGCCAACCAGATTGATCTGACTGAAAACCAACTTTATACCCTCGCTCCCCAATCACAGGCGATCTTGAGACGCTTGCCCCAACCTGTGAAAGTTTGGGTATTTATGGACCCGAACAGTCCGAATCCAAACTCTGGCCCGACTCAAGCTTTGTTAGACCAATACAAACGTCAGTCGAGACAGTTTAGTTTTGAGCTAGTTGATCCGCAAGCTCAACCAGGATTGGCGCAATCTTTTGGCATTCAGGATGTGGGCGATGTTTATCTTGAGGCAGGCCAAAAACGTCAGTTTCTGCAAAACCTCAAGAGCGAGCGGTTGGTGGAAGGGCGGCTAACGAATGCGATTGAGCAGATCACGAGCGATCGCCAAGCTAAAATTTACTTCCTGCAAGGGCATGGAGAGTATCCCTTAGATGGGGGCCAAGGAGGTTTAACTCAAGCCAAAGCTTTGTTGCAGGAGAAAAACTTTGTCAGTGAACCCCTGAACTTGGTGGAAGAACTGACTGTGCCTGAGGATGCGGCAGCGGTGGTCGTGGCTGGCCCTAAGCAAGCTTTGTTTGACAAAGAAGTCAGAGAGCTGAATGCTTACTTGCAACAGGGGGGTAGTGTCTTGCTGATGATTGACCCCAATGTAGATCCAAAGCTAGACACCTTGCTGAAAAATTGGGGCGTGACGCTAGACAACCGACTTGCGATCAATGCGTCGGCTCAGCAAACGGTTGAGTTTGGCCCAGCGGCTCCTGTGGTAAATCAGTATGGCGATCACCCCATCACTAAAGATTTTGGCAATCGCTATTCAATTTATCCGATCGCAAGACCCATTCAAACAACTCCAATTCCTGGGGTGCAGGAAACTCCTTTGTTGGTGACGAGTCCTGAGAGTTGGGCAGAGAGTGATCCTAAAACTCAAAATTTGGAGTTTAATCCGGGGAGCGATCGCCAAGGGCCTTTGATGTTGGGTGTCGCGCTAAGCAAGACGGCTCAGGTTACGAACTCTACTCAGCCTTCTCCCTCACCTAGCCCAGTTGCTAGTCCATCGGCTTCTCCTTCTGCTAGTCCTAACCCTAGCCCTAGTCCTTCTCCAACCACTTCTGAGGCTGGTAAAACGCCATCTGAAGCCAGGTTGGTTGTGGTAGGTAATTCTAGGTTTGCTACGGATGGTTTGTTTGGTCAGCAACTGAATGGCGATGTCTTCCTTAATTCGGTAAGCTGGCTCAGCAAGCGGGATGACCAGGTTTTATCGATTCGTCCGAAGGAGGACAAGAATCGTCGGATTACGATGACGGCGCAGCAGGCTAATTTGGTGGGTTGGTTGTCGCTGGCGATTTTGCCTTTGCTGGGATTTGGGACTGCTGGGGTGATGTGGTGGCAACGACGTTAA
- a CDS encoding ATP-binding protein — protein MVGPLQAQELHLAYLEQAPIQFHNQIQPHGVLLVLSEPDLKIAQVTNNTLAVFGITPENVLQKTLDELIDPFQVERIRAGLADSSLELINPIKIWTKNRQKGDDYFVFDGIFHRSADGFLILELEPALSQESIPFLSFYHLARASINQLEANSSLQDFCQTIVQEVRQVTGFDRVMLYKFDHDGHGVVLAEEKLDHLEPYLGLHYPESDIPKAARKLFASNWIRLIPDTHAEAIALVPAQNPETQRSLDLTFSILRSASPCHIEYLHNMSVGASLTISLMKDQKLWGLIACHHQSPKYVSYELRKACEFLGRLIFAEISAREETADHDYCMKLTYVQSALVDSMSQEENFVDGLVKHNPNLLDLAGAQGAAVCFGNNCTLIGETPKEEDLNFLLQWLRQQVQEEVFYTNSLSELYPDAERFKNVASGLLAIPISQRNYVLWFRPEVIQTVNWGGDPNQPFAATQTESTVHLSPRKSFDLWKETVRLTSLPWHPVEVKAALELRKAIINIVLRQADELAQLAQDLERSNAELKKFAYVASHDLQEPLNQVANYMQLLELRYNDKLDESAKEFIGFAVEGVSLMQTLIDDVLAYSKVDIQGVEFELTEVETALDRALANVRGRIAASNAVITQDPLPTVMADSTQLMQLFQNLVGNAIKFRSEQPPEIHIGAQRLEDAWLFSVKDNGIGFDPRFSDRIFVIFQRLHTRDEYAGTGMGLAICKKIVECHRGRIWVESQLGQGATFYFTIPVGGRDRERRSGRKVQNHLFGRGQQS, from the coding sequence ATGGTAGGCCCTTTACAAGCACAAGAGCTTCATCTCGCTTATTTGGAGCAAGCGCCAATTCAGTTTCATAATCAAATTCAGCCGCATGGAGTTCTGCTAGTTTTATCGGAACCAGACTTAAAGATTGCCCAAGTCACTAACAATACACTGGCTGTATTTGGGATTACTCCTGAAAATGTTCTACAAAAAACCTTAGATGAACTAATTGATCCATTTCAGGTAGAACGGATTAGAGCAGGGCTAGCAGATAGCAGCTTAGAGCTAATTAATCCGATTAAGATTTGGACGAAAAATCGGCAAAAAGGGGATGATTATTTTGTTTTTGATGGGATTTTCCACCGCAGCGCTGATGGCTTTTTGATTCTGGAATTAGAGCCTGCCCTTTCTCAAGAAAGCATTCCCTTCCTCAGCTTCTATCATTTGGCTAGAGCCTCGATTAACCAGCTAGAAGCGAACTCCAGCCTCCAAGACTTCTGCCAAACCATCGTCCAGGAAGTGCGGCAAGTCACTGGGTTTGATCGAGTCATGCTCTACAAGTTTGACCACGACGGACATGGTGTGGTTCTAGCCGAAGAAAAGCTGGATCATCTAGAGCCTTATTTAGGTCTGCACTACCCCGAATCTGATATTCCTAAGGCTGCTCGCAAGTTATTTGCCTCCAATTGGATTCGGCTGATTCCGGATACTCATGCGGAGGCGATCGCCCTAGTTCCCGCGCAAAATCCAGAGACGCAGCGATCGCTCGATCTCACTTTTTCGATCCTCAGAAGTGCCTCTCCCTGCCACATCGAGTATCTCCACAACATGAGTGTGGGGGCATCTTTGACGATTTCGTTAATGAAAGATCAGAAACTTTGGGGTCTGATTGCTTGCCATCACCAATCTCCCAAGTATGTTTCCTATGAACTACGGAAAGCCTGTGAATTTTTGGGACGGTTAATCTTTGCCGAAATTTCAGCGCGAGAAGAAACTGCCGATCACGACTACTGCATGAAGCTGACTTATGTGCAGTCAGCGTTAGTTGACTCCATGTCCCAAGAAGAAAACTTTGTGGATGGATTGGTGAAGCACAACCCCAATCTATTGGACTTGGCAGGGGCGCAAGGAGCAGCAGTTTGCTTTGGCAACAATTGCACCCTGATCGGGGAAACTCCCAAGGAAGAGGATCTCAACTTCTTGTTGCAATGGCTGAGGCAGCAAGTTCAAGAGGAAGTTTTCTATACCAATTCTCTTTCTGAGCTTTACCCAGATGCGGAGCGGTTCAAGAACGTAGCCAGCGGCCTTCTCGCCATCCCCATTTCTCAACGAAACTACGTCCTGTGGTTCCGTCCAGAGGTGATTCAAACCGTTAATTGGGGCGGCGATCCAAACCAGCCCTTTGCTGCAACGCAGACGGAAAGTACAGTGCATCTGTCTCCCCGCAAGTCCTTCGATCTGTGGAAAGAAACGGTGCGCTTGACCTCCCTGCCTTGGCACCCTGTAGAAGTGAAGGCGGCGCTGGAACTGAGAAAAGCCATTATCAATATTGTGTTGCGACAGGCTGATGAGTTGGCCCAACTGGCCCAAGACCTAGAACGCTCCAACGCCGAGCTGAAAAAGTTTGCGTATGTCGCCTCCCACGACTTGCAGGAGCCGCTGAATCAAGTCGCTAACTACATGCAACTGCTAGAGCTACGTTACAACGACAAGTTAGACGAAAGCGCTAAAGAGTTCATTGGCTTTGCCGTCGAAGGCGTGAGCTTGATGCAGACCTTGATTGACGATGTGCTGGCTTACTCTAAGGTCGATATCCAAGGGGTTGAGTTTGAACTGACTGAGGTAGAAACGGCTCTCGATCGCGCCCTGGCAAATGTCCGGGGTCGCATCGCTGCCAGTAACGCAGTGATTACTCAAGACCCATTACCTACCGTGATGGCAGACAGCACTCAACTGATGCAGCTCTTCCAGAATTTGGTCGGCAATGCTATCAAGTTCCGTAGTGAGCAACCCCCAGAAATTCATATTGGGGCGCAGCGGCTAGAAGATGCCTGGTTATTCTCGGTCAAGGACAATGGCATTGGGTTTGATCCGAGATTTAGCGATCGCATTTTTGTCATCTTCCAACGTCTCCATACGCGAGATGAATATGCGGGCACAGGCATGGGTTTGGCGATTTGCAAGAAAATTGTGGAGTGCCATCGTGGCCGAATTTGGGTGGAATCCCAACTAGGGCAGGGAGCAACATTCTACTTTACGATTCCAGTAGGGGGACGCGATCGTGAGCGTAGAAGTGGACGAAAGGTACAAAACCATCTTTTTGGTCGAGGACAACAGAGCTGA